A region from the Scylla paramamosain isolate STU-SP2022 unplaced genomic scaffold, ASM3559412v1 Contig2, whole genome shotgun sequence genome encodes:
- the LOC135096016 gene encoding gastrula zinc finger protein XlCGF67.1-like has translation MSGRWRRQQQQQQQQQQQQQPASGVGRRRCGGKNHLEAGSSVHRGESKFECQQCDKTFVSRQGLKYHTLTHSGVRNYECGECGRKFTQKCHLSKHTLTHSGVRNYECGECSKKFTSKSNLNTHTLTHSGGRNYECDECGKKFIRKSHLTTHTLTHSGVRNYECDECGKKFTHKGSLTTHTLTHSGVRNYECGECGKRFTTISRLNQHAFRHTGVREFECDVCGKCFKTKADIAKHVKIHF, from the coding sequence ATGAGCGGCCGGTGGCggcggcaacagcagcagcagcagcagcagcagcagcagcagcagccagcctcaggtgtggggaggcGCAGGTGTGGTGGCAAGAATCACCTGGAGGCAGGCAGCTCTGtccacagaggagagagcaagtttgagtgccagcagtgtgacaaAACTTTTGTATCCAGACAAGGCCTTAAgtaccacaccctgacacacagtggtgttagaaattatgagtgtggtgagtgtggcaggaaATTTACCCAAAAGTGTCACCTCTCTAAACataccctgacacacagtggtgttagaaattatgagtgtggcgAGTGTAGCAAGAAATTTACAAGTAAGTCtaacctcaacacacacaccctgacacacagtggtggtagaaattatgagtgtgatgagtgtgggaagaaatttatccgcaagtctcacctcaccacacacaccctgacacacagtggtgttagaaattatgagtgtgatgagtgtgggaagaaatttacccacaagggtagcctcaccacacacactctgacacacagtggtgttagaaattatgagtgtggtgagtgtgggaaaagatttaccacCATTTCTCGTCTCAATCAACACGCCTTCAGACACACTGGGGTGAGGGAGTTcgagtgtgatgtttgtggcaagtgtttcaagacaaaggCTGATATTGCCAAGCACGTGAAGATCCacttctga
- the LOC135095884 gene encoding zinc finger protein 33B-like, giving the protein MACAGGSGAVVEAMRPGSSMSGQQQQQQQQQQPASGVGRRRHGGKNHLEAGSSVHRGESKFECQQCDKTFVSKQGLKYHTLTHSGVRNYECGECGRKFTHKFSLTSHTLTHSGARNYECNECGKKFTLKASLIRHTLTHSGVRNYECDECGRKFTRKSTLSTHTLTHSGVRNYECDVCGRKFITKSDLTKHTLIHRGIRNYECDDCGRKFIMKSDLTKHILTHSGVRNYECDECGRKFTRKSTLRRHILTHSGVRNYECDECGRKFTRKSHLTKHILTHSGVRNYDCGARQSPGCTPCSPPTNLVVSMACAGGSGAVVEAVRPGSSMSGQQQQQQQQQPASGVGRRRHGGKNHLEAGSSIHRGESKFECQQCDKTFVSRRGLKYHTLTHSGVRNFECGECGKKFTHKSYLTKHTLTHSGVRNYECGECGKKFTHKSNLTTHTLTHSGVRNYECGECGKKFTHKSYLTSHSLTHSGVRNYECDECGKRFPTISRLNKHTFRHTGLREFKCDVCGKCFKTKADIVKHMRVHF; this is encoded by the exons ATGGCGTGTGCTGGTGggagtggtgctgtggtggaggCCATGAGGCCGGGCAGCAGCATGagtggccagcagcagcagcagcagcagcagcagcagccagcctcaggtgtggggaggcGCAGGCATGGTGGCAAGAATCACCTGGAGGCAGGCAGCTCTGtccacagaggagagagcaagtttgagtgccagcagtgtgacaaAACTTTTGTATCCAAACAAGGCCTTAAgtaccacaccctgacacacagtggtgttagaaattatgagtgtggtgagtgtgggaggaaatttacccacaagttttccctcacctcacacaccctgacacacagtggtgctagaaattatgagtgtaatgagtgtgggaagaaatttaccctaAAGGCTTCCCTCAtcagacacaccctgacacacagtggtgttagaaattatgagtgtgatgagtgtggcaggAAATTTACCAGAAAGTCAACCCTcagcacacacaccctgacacacagtggtgttagaaattatgagtgtgatgtgtgtggcaggaagtttattACAAAATCTGacctcaccaaacacacccTGATACACCGTGGtattagaaattatgagtgtgatgactgtggcaggaaatttaTTATGAAATCTGACCTCACCAAACacatcctgacacacagtggtgttagaaattatgagtgtgatgagtgtggcaggAAGTTTACCAGAAAGTCAACCCTCAGAAGACACAtactgacacacagtggtgttagaaattatgagtgtgatgagtgtggcaggAAGTTTACCAGAAAGTCTCACCTCACCAAACACATCCttacacacagtggtgttagaaattatgattgtg GTGCCAGGCAGAGTCCAGGCTGCACGCCCTGCTCGCCGCCAACCAATCTTGTTGTGTCCATGGCGTGTGCTGGTGggagtggtgctgtggtggaggCCGTGAGGCCGGGCAGCAGCATGagtggccagcagcagcagcagcagcagcagcagccagcctcaggtgtggggaggcGCAGGCATGGTGGCAAGAATCACCTGGAGGCAGGCAGCTCTAtccacagaggagagagcaagtttgagtgccagcagtgtgacaaAACTTTTGTATCCAGACGTGGCCTTAAgtaccacaccctgacacacagtggtgttagaaattttgagtgtggtgagtgtgggaagaaatttacccacaagtcttacctcaccaaacacaccctgacacacagtggtgttagaaattatgagtgtggtgagtgtgggaagaaatttacccacaagtctaacctcaccacacacaccctgacacacagtggtgttagaaattatgagtgtggtgagtgtgggaagaaatttacccacaagtcttatctcacctcacactcattgacacacagtggtgttagaaattatgagtgtgatgagtgtggaaaAAGATTTCCTACCATTTCTCGTCTCAATAAACACACCTTCAGACACACTGGCTTGAGGGAGTTcaagtgtgatgtttgtggcaagtgtttcaagacaaaggCTGATATTGTCAAGCACATGAGGGTCCACTTCtga